A genomic window from Clostridium aceticum includes:
- the dtd gene encoding D-aminoacyl-tRNA deacylase → MRAVIQRIRDGKVTVEEKITGEIEKGLLVYLGVAHGDTMEDIKYMVEKIINLRIFEDENEKMNLSLLDVAGQLLVVSQFTLMGDCRKGRRPSFIEAGKPEDAEKLYEDFVNYCRQQGVEVATGVFQTHMMVHSVNDGPVTMLLDSKKTF, encoded by the coding sequence ATGAGAGCAGTTATACAGAGGATCCGTGACGGTAAAGTGACAGTGGAAGAGAAGATAACAGGAGAAATCGAAAAAGGCTTGCTGGTATACTTAGGTGTAGCACATGGAGATACCATGGAAGATATAAAATATATGGTAGAAAAGATCATTAACCTAAGAATCTTTGAAGATGAAAATGAAAAAATGAATTTATCCTTACTAGATGTTGCAGGACAGTTACTAGTGGTTTCTCAATTCACCCTTATGGGAGATTGTAGAAAGGGTAGAAGACCTAGTTTTATCGAAGCAGGAAAACCAGAAGATGCGGAGAAGCTATATGAAGATTTTGTGAACTATTGTAGACAGCAGGGAGTTGAAGTAGCTACAGGTGTATTTCAAACCCATATGATGGTACACTCTGTGAATGATGGTCCTGTTACGATGTTGCTAGACAGTAAGAAAACTTTTTAA
- the recJ gene encoding single-stranded-DNA-specific exonuclease RecJ, whose protein sequence is MVRSTKVDFKKISKDLGISQVLCRILVNRGVKNYEDIQRFLYPNLETLYDPKDMKDIEKAVQIVTNKILHNKKIQIIGDYDVDGIISTYILYISLLECGADVSYEIPDRVNDGYGINKKIIENAKNMGVDTIITCDNGISALAQIAYAKELGLTVIVTDHHDIPFECDDEGNRTFLASQADAIINPKQIECSYPFKSLCGAGVAFKFIEALFDVMGMAKQQVHKLMEFVAIATVCDVVDLVDENRVFVKSGLEILQKSQNIGLRALINETALGKKKLTVYALGFVIGPCLNASGRLDTAKKGLELLLADSEEKAQLLAKELYKLNEERKHMTLNGVESAIETVENMNYKKDKVFVIYQPEIHESIAGIIAGRIKDKYNVPTILLTNAEEGVKGSGRSIDKYNMFEELLQCKDLLTKFGGHPMAAGLSLEAANIEALREKLNKQTLLTEDDLIQKIYIDIPLPLEYVSFDLVEDLQRLEPFGKGNSKPLFAVKNVSVKKAMVLGAKNHVLKLILMDQRGKPIEGIYFGDIEGFKIDMINKFGAEELEKILQGVSNNVKLDIIFTPAINEYMGNRSLQIQIQNYR, encoded by the coding sequence ATGGTGAGAAGTACAAAAGTAGACTTTAAAAAGATATCTAAAGATTTGGGAATAAGTCAAGTTTTATGTAGGATATTGGTGAATAGAGGTGTAAAAAACTATGAAGATATTCAGCGATTTCTCTATCCAAATCTAGAAACATTATATGATCCCAAGGATATGAAGGATATAGAAAAGGCTGTACAAATCGTAACAAATAAAATATTACATAATAAGAAAATTCAGATTATAGGGGATTATGACGTAGATGGGATTATAAGCACCTACATCCTATACATATCCTTATTAGAATGTGGAGCAGATGTTAGTTATGAAATACCTGATAGAGTTAACGATGGTTATGGCATAAATAAAAAAATTATTGAAAATGCTAAAAATATGGGTGTAGATACCATTATCACCTGTGATAATGGTATCTCAGCTTTAGCACAGATAGCGTATGCCAAGGAATTAGGCTTAACAGTAATTGTGACGGATCATCATGATATTCCCTTTGAATGTGACGATGAAGGTAATAGAACCTTCTTAGCTTCGCAGGCGGATGCGATTATAAACCCTAAGCAGATAGAATGTAGCTATCCTTTTAAAAGTTTATGTGGAGCAGGGGTTGCTTTTAAATTTATTGAGGCTTTATTTGATGTGATGGGGATGGCCAAACAACAAGTTCATAAACTAATGGAATTTGTAGCTATTGCTACTGTTTGTGATGTAGTGGACTTAGTTGATGAAAATAGGGTGTTTGTAAAAAGTGGCCTTGAAATTTTACAAAAATCACAAAACATTGGTTTAAGGGCTTTAATCAATGAAACTGCTTTAGGGAAGAAAAAGCTTACGGTTTATGCACTGGGCTTTGTAATTGGTCCATGCCTAAATGCATCTGGTAGATTGGATACTGCTAAAAAAGGTCTAGAATTACTGCTTGCTGATAGTGAAGAAAAAGCACAACTACTTGCAAAAGAACTATATAAACTCAATGAAGAAAGAAAGCATATGACCTTAAATGGTGTAGAAAGTGCGATAGAGACAGTAGAAAACATGAATTACAAGAAGGATAAAGTTTTTGTGATTTATCAGCCAGAAATTCACGAAAGTATTGCTGGAATTATAGCAGGGAGAATAAAAGATAAGTACAATGTTCCAACGATACTTTTAACAAATGCTGAAGAGGGTGTAAAAGGTTCTGGAAGGTCTATTGACAAGTATAATATGTTTGAAGAATTGTTACAATGTAAAGATCTGCTTACTAAGTTTGGTGGGCATCCAATGGCGGCAGGTTTGTCTTTAGAAGCCGCTAACATCGAGGCTTTAAGAGAGAAATTAAATAAGCAAACTCTTTTGACAGAAGATGACTTGATTCAAAAGATCTATATTGATATACCCTTACCCTTAGAATATGTTTCCTTTGACTTAGTAGAAGATCTTCAGCGATTAGAACCCTTTGGCAAAGGGAATAGTAAACCTTTATTTGCTGTAAAAAATGTAAGTGTAAAAAAGGCTATGGTTTTAGGAGCCAAAAATCATGTACTAAAGCTTATTTTGATGGATCAGCGAGGTAAACCAATAGAGGGGATATACTTTGGTGATATTGAAGGGTTTAAGATAGATATGATCAACAAATTTGGAGCTGAGGAACTAGAAAAAATACTTCAAGGGGTATCTAATAACGTAAAGCTGGACATCATCTTTACTCCTGCAATAAACGAATATATGGGGAATAGATCTCTACAGATACAAATTCAAAACTATCGATAG
- the hemZ gene encoding coproporphyrinogen dehydrogenase HemZ, protein MIKVMLIGHNYDYEVKELLKLFYEAEDIVILHSENSLDFDIEEDHIISKIVTQESLIAVNTEVRINNNITSLEKSSLVEGSPEEIKKVAKYLIKASIFELLQKEKKKKLLWGFLTGIRPTKIVHELMEKGKQDQEIIRKLTEDYFIVKEKALLLLEVAKIEHAYIYPINQNKVSIYISIPFCPTRCIYCSFPSNPLDQFNKYVDDYIEALCKEIRGTAELLNKQKKYIETIYIGGGTPTTLNIEQFSKLFDEITLSFDLSNLKEFTVEAGRPDTIDREKLSFLKRNGVTRISINPQTMNDCTLKEIGRSHSVSQTVEAYQLAREVGFDNINMDIIIGLPGENLQMLRNTMEEIMKLAPSNLTVHTLAIKNASKLKEQQRQQSQENPEIIKMLGMTEGYARQMGLRPYYMYRQKHMVGNLENIGYAKAGFECIYNIQIMEEKQTIIAVGAGAVSKVVFPKENRLERVPNIKNLEQYIERVDEMITRKKKQLI, encoded by the coding sequence ATGATTAAAGTCATGTTGATTGGTCATAACTATGATTATGAAGTAAAAGAACTATTAAAATTGTTTTATGAGGCAGAAGATATTGTTATCTTACATAGTGAAAATTCTCTTGATTTTGACATAGAAGAAGATCATATTATAAGCAAAATAGTGACACAAGAGTCCCTAATTGCAGTAAATACTGAGGTGAGAATAAATAATAACATTACTTCTCTTGAAAAATCTTCTCTAGTAGAGGGAAGTCCAGAGGAGATAAAAAAAGTCGCAAAGTATCTTATTAAAGCTTCTATTTTTGAGCTTTTGCAAAAAGAAAAGAAAAAAAAACTCCTATGGGGCTTTTTAACAGGAATACGTCCCACGAAAATTGTGCATGAGTTGATGGAAAAAGGTAAGCAAGATCAAGAAATTATTAGAAAACTTACAGAAGATTACTTTATTGTTAAAGAAAAAGCATTATTGCTATTAGAGGTTGCAAAAATAGAACATGCATATATTTACCCTATAAACCAAAATAAAGTAAGTATTTATATTAGTATTCCTTTTTGTCCTACAAGATGTATATACTGCTCTTTTCCCTCTAATCCATTAGATCAATTTAACAAATATGTTGATGATTATATAGAGGCTTTATGTAAAGAAATCAGAGGTACAGCTGAACTGCTAAATAAACAAAAAAAATATATTGAGACGATTTATATTGGCGGAGGTACGCCTACAACATTAAATATAGAACAATTTTCTAAGTTGTTTGATGAAATTACTTTGTCTTTTGATCTATCAAACCTAAAGGAATTTACTGTAGAGGCAGGACGACCAGATACAATTGATAGGGAAAAATTATCCTTCTTAAAAAGAAATGGTGTAACACGAATTAGTATAAATCCTCAAACAATGAATGATTGTACCTTAAAGGAAATAGGAAGAAGTCATTCTGTATCCCAAACCGTAGAAGCATACCAATTAGCAAGAGAAGTAGGTTTTGACAATATAAATATGGATATCATCATTGGTTTGCCAGGAGAAAACCTTCAAATGCTTCGAAATACTATGGAGGAAATTATGAAACTTGCTCCTAGTAATTTAACAGTACATACTTTAGCCATCAAAAATGCTTCTAAGCTAAAGGAACAGCAGAGACAGCAAAGTCAAGAAAATCCTGAAATAATAAAAATGCTAGGGATGACAGAAGGATACGCAAGACAGATGGGATTGCGTCCTTATTATATGTATAGACAAAAACATATGGTAGGAAACTTAGAAAACATAGGTTACGCTAAAGCAGGGTTTGAATGTATCTACAATATTCAAATTATGGAGGAAAAACAAACCATTATAGCTGTAGGAGCGGGGGCTGTATCAAAGGTTGTATTTCCTAAGGAAAATCGTTTAGAAAGAGTGCCTAATATTAAGAACCTAGAACAGTATATAGAACGTGTAGACGAGATGATAACAAGAAAGAAAAAACAGTTGATTTAG
- a CDS encoding MBL fold metallo-hydrolase produces MILERLSVGVYGANCYIIGDEKNNEAAVVDPGGDADEILKVLKEKELHLKYILLTHGHGDHIGGLKELKEKTNAPVYIHEKDHAMLQDSNKNFSSRMGGPVVEMAADQFLEEGHSLSLGELTLEIIHTPGHTQGCVCIHIGNVVLTGDTLFANSIGRTDLEGGNHQQIIQSIKEKLMTLDENTTVFPGHGPATKIGVEKTTNPYIR; encoded by the coding sequence ATGATTTTAGAAAGACTATCCGTTGGTGTTTATGGAGCAAACTGTTATATTATAGGAGATGAAAAAAACAATGAGGCAGCAGTTGTTGACCCAGGTGGAGATGCTGATGAAATTCTGAAGGTACTAAAGGAGAAGGAATTGCATTTAAAATACATTCTATTGACCCACGGGCATGGAGATCATATTGGAGGATTAAAAGAACTCAAGGAAAAAACAAATGCACCTGTTTATATACATGAAAAAGATCATGCTATGTTGCAGGATAGCAATAAAAACTTTTCCTCTAGAATGGGAGGACCAGTGGTAGAAATGGCAGCAGATCAATTTTTGGAAGAAGGACACTCGTTAAGTCTAGGAGAATTAACATTAGAAATCATCCATACCCCAGGACATACCCAAGGGTGCGTCTGTATACATATAGGAAATGTAGTTCTTACAGGAGATACATTGTTCGCAAACTCTATAGGCAGAACAGACTTAGAAGGCGGAAATCATCAACAAATTATTCAGTCTATCAAGGAAAAACTAATGACTTTAGATGAAAATACAACAGTTTTTCCAGGACATGGACCCGCTACAAAGATTGGGGTAGAGAAAACTACAAATCCGTATATCAGATAA
- a CDS encoding adenine phosphoribosyltransferase has protein sequence MDLSKKIREVQDFPKEGINFKDITTLLQDKDAFQYMVNELCDQLKDLDIDIVIGPESRGFLVGAPVAYKIGAGFVPVRKPGKLPYETMRHEYQLEYGSDALEIHKDAIQPGQKVAILDDLLATGGTVLATAKLVEALGGEVVSINFLIELVFLNGRSVLKPYNIKALVSYDA, from the coding sequence ATGGATTTATCTAAAAAAATAAGAGAAGTACAAGACTTTCCCAAAGAGGGCATTAATTTTAAAGATATTACCACTTTGCTTCAAGATAAAGATGCCTTTCAATATATGGTGAATGAACTATGTGATCAATTGAAGGATTTAGATATAGATATTGTTATAGGACCGGAATCTAGAGGATTTTTAGTAGGTGCTCCCGTTGCCTATAAAATAGGAGCAGGATTTGTTCCAGTGAGAAAGCCTGGAAAATTGCCCTACGAAACGATGCGTCATGAGTATCAGCTAGAATATGGTTCAGATGCTTTAGAGATACACAAGGATGCTATTCAGCCGGGACAAAAAGTAGCGATTTTAGATGATCTATTAGCAACAGGAGGAACTGTATTAGCTACTGCAAAATTAGTGGAGGCTTTAGGAGGAGAAGTGGTATCTATCAATTTTTTGATAGAACTAGTCTTTTTAAATGGAAGAAGCGTATTGAAACCGTATAACATTAAAGCATTAGTAAGCTATGATGCATAG
- a CDS encoding RelA/SpoT family protein, translated as MLENLIAMIEEYNPQCDVELIIKAYNFAESAHAGQFRRSGERYFIHPVEVAKILVELQMDSTTIVAGLLHDVIEDTSYGYEKIRAEFGEEIAELVDGVTKLTRLSFESKEERQAENLRKMFIAMAKDIRVILIKLADRLHNMRTLKYQTDEKKKEKALETLEIFAPIAHRLGISRIKWELEDLCLRYIDPEGYYDLVEKVAKKRKDREDFINHVIKELKGKLREFDIENEISGRPKHFYSIYRKMTYQGKSFDEIFDFLAVRILVDNLKDCYGVLGVVHTMWKPIPGRFKDYIAMPKPNMYQSLHTTVIGPKGEPFEIQIRTWEMHQIAEYGIAAHWKYKENKITDKQANIDDKLVWLRQMLEWEKETKDPREFMESLKIDLFTNEVFVFTPKGKVINLPTGSTPIDFAYKIHSDIGNKCVGAKVDGRMVPIDYKLKNGNIVEVLTSGHSNGPSRDWLKIVKSSQAKTKIKQWFKKERREENVSRGKEVLEKEVKRQGLNVAEALQIKLLNNVAKKLSLSNEEDLYAAIGYGGITLTQVVPKIKDIIKKENPVPQEVQDKEIPRNVENRNKSKRSQGVKVKGIDNIMVRFSRCCNPVPGDEIVGYITRGRGVSIHRKDCPNLLGNDEITERFIGVEWDVGKPISFQVEIQIKAADRKGLLSELTHVLSEGKVTVNALNARTNKEKIAVLNLILEVTSIEDLSKLMEKLKRVKGVLDVFRVIT; from the coding sequence ATGTTAGAAAATTTAATAGCAATGATCGAAGAATATAACCCTCAGTGTGATGTAGAGCTTATTATAAAGGCATACAACTTTGCAGAAAGTGCACATGCAGGGCAATTTAGAAGATCAGGGGAAAGATACTTCATTCATCCTGTTGAAGTAGCTAAGATATTAGTTGAATTGCAGATGGATAGTACAACTATTGTTGCTGGATTACTTCACGATGTTATTGAAGACACGAGTTATGGCTACGAAAAAATAAGAGCAGAATTCGGTGAAGAAATAGCTGAATTAGTAGATGGCGTTACTAAGTTAACCCGACTTTCCTTTGAATCAAAAGAGGAAAGGCAAGCAGAAAACTTAAGAAAAATGTTTATAGCAATGGCAAAGGATATCAGAGTGATCCTTATTAAACTAGCAGATAGACTGCATAACATGAGGACGCTAAAATATCAGACAGATGAAAAGAAAAAGGAAAAAGCCCTTGAAACTTTAGAAATCTTTGCTCCTATTGCACATCGGTTAGGGATCTCAAGGATAAAATGGGAGTTAGAGGATCTATGTTTAAGATATATTGACCCAGAAGGCTATTATGACTTGGTTGAAAAAGTAGCCAAAAAAAGAAAAGATAGAGAAGACTTTATTAACCATGTAATAAAAGAGCTAAAAGGCAAATTAAGAGAATTTGATATTGAAAACGAAATTTCTGGTAGACCAAAGCACTTCTATAGTATTTATCGAAAAATGACCTATCAGGGCAAATCTTTTGATGAGATCTTTGACTTTTTAGCAGTAAGGATTTTGGTAGATAATTTAAAAGACTGTTATGGGGTTTTAGGTGTTGTACATACTATGTGGAAGCCTATACCTGGCAGGTTCAAGGATTATATAGCAATGCCAAAACCTAATATGTACCAGTCCTTACATACTACAGTGATAGGTCCTAAGGGAGAGCCTTTTGAAATACAAATTAGAACATGGGAGATGCACCAAATTGCTGAATATGGTATTGCTGCCCATTGGAAATATAAAGAAAACAAGATTACTGATAAACAAGCAAATATTGATGATAAGCTGGTTTGGCTAAGACAAATGTTGGAATGGGAGAAGGAGACAAAAGACCCTAGAGAATTTATGGAGTCTTTAAAAATCGACCTTTTCACCAATGAGGTTTTTGTTTTTACTCCAAAGGGTAAAGTAATTAATCTGCCAACAGGATCTACACCTATTGATTTTGCCTACAAAATTCACTCAGACATAGGTAACAAATGTGTTGGTGCTAAAGTAGACGGAAGAATGGTACCCATTGATTATAAATTGAAAAACGGAAATATTGTAGAAGTCTTAACATCAGGACATAGTAATGGTCCCAGTAGAGATTGGTTAAAGATAGTAAAGAGTTCCCAGGCCAAGACAAAAATTAAACAATGGTTTAAAAAAGAGCGTAGGGAAGAAAACGTAAGTAGAGGAAAAGAAGTTCTAGAGAAGGAAGTAAAACGTCAAGGATTAAATGTTGCGGAAGCTTTGCAGATAAAACTACTGAATAACGTTGCTAAAAAACTAAGCCTAAGTAACGAAGAGGATTTATATGCCGCTATTGGATACGGGGGAATTACCCTTACACAAGTGGTACCTAAAATAAAAGATATCATAAAAAAAGAAAATCCTGTTCCTCAAGAGGTGCAAGATAAAGAAATACCTAGAAATGTGGAAAATAGAAACAAGTCTAAGCGAAGTCAAGGGGTAAAGGTGAAGGGCATCGACAACATCATGGTACGTTTTTCCCGCTGCTGTAATCCTGTTCCTGGTGATGAAATCGTAGGATATATTACTAGAGGACGTGGGGTTTCTATCCATAGAAAAGACTGTCCTAATTTATTAGGAAATGATGAAATAACAGAGCGCTTTATAGGTGTAGAATGGGATGTAGGTAAACCTATTTCCTTCCAAGTAGAAATTCAAATCAAAGCAGCGGACCGAAAAGGATTGCTTTCAGAATTAACACATGTTTTATCGGAGGGAAAAGTAACTGTAAATGCTTTAAATGCCAGAACAAATAAAGAAAAAATAGCCGTTCTTAATTTGATATTAGAAGTGACTAGCATTGAGGACCTAAGTAAGCTGATGGAAAAATTAAAGCGAGTTAAAGGGGTTTTAGATGTATTTAGAGTAATTACCTAA
- a CDS encoding ABC1 kinase family protein, whose protein sequence is MGIGTTYKNLRRYKKIGEVLVKYGFTFAAEKLNEKGYIPKFILNIKQYEKQLTDGEKLRLACEELGPTFIKLGQIMSTRRDIFPEDVVSELTKLQDNVKPFPLEMAKEVFEKEMKCAIEDSFKDFDSTPMASASIGQVYKATLKTGEQVVVKIQRPSIQQVIETDLDILFNLARLLDEHMDKEKPYNLLEVVEEFSHVITKELDYSLEGRNAEKFHSQFKNDVKVHIPKVHWDFTSKKVLTLQRVYGTKIMDYEAIKAKQWDLNDLAITTANCFMKQVFIHGFFHGDPHPGNIFILGPSKISFIDFGVVGYLDKGTMSFISNLFTAATRRDVEKIVNVLMEIDAIASDTNIRRLKEDISFLINLYYNMPLNKLNIGEALRKIMEIAYTNKIKLPSQFTVLLKAIITLEGSVKFLNPEFSLSQVSKNVVKEIYLDRFHPKNLAGEMKDYSEEILYGIKYLPKQIRSLMKKIENNEIKFQLEQVGFEKLQEELTRMTNKLSLSLISSALIVGSSLIIQSASGPMIWGVSLLGIIGYVLASVLGIGIILSILFGSFGKK, encoded by the coding sequence GTGGGTATTGGAACGACGTATAAAAACTTAAGACGTTATAAAAAAATTGGAGAAGTGCTGGTAAAGTACGGCTTTACCTTTGCGGCGGAGAAACTAAATGAAAAAGGCTATATACCGAAGTTTATATTAAATATAAAGCAATACGAAAAGCAACTAACCGATGGTGAAAAATTAAGGCTGGCCTGTGAGGAACTAGGGCCTACATTTATCAAGCTAGGACAGATCATGAGTACTAGGCGGGATATCTTTCCTGAAGATGTAGTAAGTGAACTAACAAAATTACAAGATAATGTTAAACCCTTTCCTTTAGAAATGGCTAAAGAAGTTTTTGAGAAAGAGATGAAGTGTGCTATTGAGGACTCTTTTAAAGACTTCGATTCAACTCCTATGGCATCTGCATCTATAGGGCAGGTTTACAAGGCAACATTAAAAACAGGAGAACAGGTAGTTGTTAAAATTCAAAGGCCTTCTATTCAACAAGTGATTGAAACAGATTTAGATATACTATTTAATTTAGCACGGTTATTAGATGAACATATGGATAAAGAAAAACCCTATAACCTTCTTGAAGTTGTAGAAGAATTTAGCCATGTTATCACAAAGGAATTAGATTACTCTCTAGAAGGCAGAAATGCTGAAAAATTCCACTCTCAATTTAAAAACGATGTTAAAGTTCATATTCCTAAGGTTCATTGGGATTTTACTTCAAAAAAAGTACTAACATTACAGAGGGTTTATGGCACAAAAATTATGGACTACGAGGCTATAAAAGCAAAACAGTGGGATTTGAATGATCTAGCCATTACCACTGCCAATTGCTTTATGAAACAAGTATTTATTCATGGTTTTTTTCACGGTGATCCTCATCCAGGAAACATTTTTATTCTAGGACCTTCTAAGATTTCTTTTATAGACTTTGGGGTAGTAGGTTATTTAGACAAAGGAACAATGAGTTTTATTTCTAATCTGTTTACAGCAGCCACAAGAAGAGATGTGGAGAAAATAGTAAATGTTTTAATGGAAATTGATGCCATAGCTTCTGACACAAATATCAGAAGATTAAAGGAGGATATCTCTTTTTTAATAAATTTATATTACAACATGCCACTAAATAAGTTGAATATCGGAGAGGCTTTAAGAAAGATCATGGAGATAGCCTATACCAATAAAATCAAACTTCCTTCACAGTTTACAGTGTTGCTAAAGGCAATTATTACCCTAGAAGGCAGTGTGAAATTCTTAAACCCTGAGTTTAGCTTATCTCAAGTGTCAAAAAATGTTGTAAAAGAAATTTATTTAGATAGATTTCACCCTAAAAATTTAGCGGGGGAAATGAAGGATTATTCAGAAGAAATACTGTATGGTATTAAGTATTTGCCTAAACAAATAAGAAGTTTAATGAAGAAAATAGAAAATAATGAAATAAAGTTTCAATTGGAACAAGTAGGCTTTGAAAAATTACAAGAAGAATTAACACGAATGACCAATAAATTATCTTTAAGCCTGATTAGTTCTGCTTTGATTGTAGGATCATCTTTGATTATTCAAAGTGCCAGTGGACCCATGATTTGGGGTGTTTCATTACTGGGAATTATAGGTTATGTATTAGCAAGTGTTTTAGGGATAGGTATTATTCTTTCTATTTTATTCGGCAGCTTTGGAAAAAAATAA
- the secF gene encoding protein translocase subunit SecF, with translation MKIIENRKIWFSISAIIIVIGLLMGLVRGMNYGIDFTGGTLMEIELHQQVEVSEIREITNEYDGNASINLLGPDRTIIQLRTTEDFDSHTRSEIFNAFKEKYDLEENEPLRAEQFGPAIGREIQNRAVLSMIISAIGMLIYITFRFELKFGLAAIVALVHDILIVLAVYSIFRLPLNSPFVAAMLTILGYSINDTIVVFDRIRENLRFVKKSNFAEVANNSIAQTITRSINTSVTTLITIVCLYILGVDQIRVFALPLIAGVLSGTYSSIFIASPVWVMLKESKNKNLSYRPNHE, from the coding sequence ATGAAAATTATTGAAAATAGAAAGATTTGGTTTTCTATATCAGCTATAATTATTGTTATAGGGCTTTTGATGGGTCTTGTAAGAGGAATGAACTACGGGATTGATTTTACCGGCGGAACTTTGATGGAAATTGAATTGCATCAACAGGTAGAAGTATCAGAAATAAGAGAGATTACCAACGAGTACGATGGTAACGCCAGCATCAATCTTCTAGGACCAGACAGAACAATTATTCAGCTTAGAACTACAGAGGATTTTGATAGCCATACAAGATCAGAAATTTTTAATGCCTTTAAAGAAAAGTATGACTTAGAAGAAAATGAGCCACTAAGAGCGGAGCAATTTGGACCAGCTATTGGAAGGGAAATTCAAAACAGAGCTGTTCTTTCTATGATTATTTCGGCTATTGGTATGTTAATCTATATCACCTTTAGATTTGAGCTTAAGTTTGGGTTAGCCGCTATTGTAGCTCTAGTTCATGATATTTTAATCGTATTGGCGGTATATTCAATCTTTAGATTACCTCTAAACAGCCCCTTTGTAGCAGCTATGCTTACAATACTGGGATACTCCATCAATGATACCATTGTAGTATTTGATAGAATTAGAGAAAACTTAAGATTTGTTAAGAAATCCAACTTTGCAGAGGTAGCAAATAATAGTATTGCTCAAACAATTACTCGTTCTATCAATACTTCTGTAACAACATTGATTACCATTGTTTGTTTATATATATTAGGGGTAGACCAAATCAGAGTATTTGCACTACCATTAATTGCCGGTGTATTGAGTGGTACCTATTCTTCTATTTTTATAGCATCTCCAGTTTGGGTTATGCTTAAGGAGAGCAAAAACAAAAATTTGTCTTATAGACCAAATCATGAGTAA
- the secD gene encoding protein translocase subunit SecD has translation MKLKNAIVFILIIAVVGMAGFTAFNGLQIGEITIRPMQEAINQGLDLKGGVYVVYEAETDETGRELDQTINQTIEVFRRRVDAMGLTEPSIVREGDHRIRVELPGVENAQEALDMIGRTAQLQFITQEGEVVVTGTNVRKAEATFVEGQGSPVVSLEFDSEGTRNFADATAAHIGEPIFIILDEEIISAPTVENPIPNGRAIISGNFTVESASQLAALIRGGALPVNLREVQTSTITATLGVNALERSITAATIGFMLVLLFMLLFYRLPGFVANVALAIYILLVLGILVALNATLTLPGIAALILSVGMAVDANVIIFERIKEELRAGKTIRSAIDAGFKRATRAILDSNITTLIAGIVLYQFGTGPIRGFALTLIIGIVVSMFTAIIITKFLLKLIVGMDLTKNSKLFGA, from the coding sequence GTGAAGTTAAAGAATGCAATAGTATTTATTTTAATTATTGCAGTTGTTGGTATGGCTGGATTTACTGCGTTTAATGGTCTGCAAATAGGTGAAATCACCATAAGACCGATGCAGGAAGCCATCAATCAAGGACTAGATTTAAAGGGTGGAGTTTATGTAGTTTATGAAGCAGAAACAGATGAAACTGGAAGAGAGTTAGATCAAACTATTAACCAAACTATTGAAGTGTTTCGACGTAGAGTAGATGCTATGGGTCTTACAGAGCCTTCTATTGTAAGAGAGGGAGATCATAGAATTCGTGTTGAGTTACCGGGAGTAGAAAATGCTCAAGAAGCATTAGATATGATTGGTAGAACTGCACAGTTGCAATTTATTACCCAAGAAGGGGAAGTCGTTGTAACAGGAACTAATGTAAGAAAAGCAGAAGCAACTTTTGTTGAAGGACAAGGCAGTCCAGTTGTTAGCTTAGAATTTGATAGCGAAGGTACTAGAAACTTTGCAGATGCTACAGCAGCTCATATAGGTGAACCAATTTTTATTATTTTAGATGAAGAAATCATATCAGCTCCAACAGTAGAGAATCCTATTCCAAATGGTAGGGCTATTATAAGTGGGAACTTCACAGTAGAGTCAGCATCACAGTTAGCCGCTCTAATTCGTGGGGGTGCACTTCCTGTTAACCTTAGAGAGGTACAAACCTCAACAATTACAGCAACACTAGGAGTAAATGCTCTTGAAAGAAGTATCACTGCAGCTACCATCGGGTTTATGCTGGTATTATTATTTATGCTGCTCTTCTATAGACTTCCTGGTTTTGTAGCAAATGTGGCATTAGCTATTTATATTCTTTTAGTATTAGGAATTTTAGTGGCTTTAAACGCGACATTAACGTTACCAGGTATTGCAGCCCTAATCTTATCAGTAGGTATGGCGGTAGATGCCAATGTTATTATCTTTGAAAGAATTAAAGAAGAGCTAAGAGCCGGTAAAACAATTCGTTCAGCTATAGATGCTGGCTTTAAAAGAGCTACAAGAGCCATCTTAGACTCTAACATTACTACCCTTATTGCAGGAATTGTATTATATCAATTTGGTACAGGACCTATTAGAGGTTTTGCATTAACTCTAATTATAGGAATTGTCGTGAGTATGTTTACAGCGATTATTATTACAAAATTCTTGCTAAAACTAATCGTAGGAATGGACTTAACTAAAAACAGCAAGTTGTTTGGTGCGTAA